The genomic stretch TATGCAAAGGCCGTCCTCTACCTCGGCCTCAGCCGACTGCAGCGCCACGACCCCGCAGGCATCGCCAACGTCCGCGAGGCGGCGGAAATGCAGCCCGCCTACCGTGATGCGAGGTATGTCCGAGCCATGGAGATGTGGGAGGCCGGAGAGCCTCGCCAGACGATCCTTCTGATCGAAGACCTAGTCGAGACTGACGTGGACGCCAGTGCCCGGCTGCAGGAAAGAGGACTTGAGTTTCTGCGAGAGGGGAAGTACGATGAGGCGGCCGAGGTTCTTTCGGAAGCCGCCGACATGCACCCCCAGTACGCCGATATCAGAAACTATCTCGGACAGGGCTACCTCGGACAGGGTATGGTAGACCTGGCGATGGGTCAGTTTCAGAGAGCCCTGGACATCAATCCAAGCTTTGTCGGCGCGCGCATGAACCTTGCCGCTGCATACGAGCAGGGCGGACGTCCGGAAGATGCCAGATCCGAGCTGAAACGAGTGCTCGAGATTGATCCCACCAATCTGGAGGCGGAACAGCGCCTTCTGAGACTGGGTTGACCTCGGTCGCTGCCGGGTGACAGTCAGGCAATCCGCCGAACGCCATGAGCACACCGCCGTGCGCATGGCGTTTTGCCTGAGAAGGTAAGCAGGCGATAGCCGTGCTTGCGGAACATTGACAACTATCTACTAAGGGTATATACTCGCACTTGCGATGAGCAAGTCTGACCCAGGCATGCGGTTCGATCTCCTCAAGACCTCCGGCGATACGGCTGCCCGGCTCGGCAGGCTGACCACCACCCGCGGCGTCATCGAGACTCCGGTCTTCATGCCCGTCGGCACTCAGTCTACCGTCAAGGCGATGACACAGGACGAACTCGAGGAACTCGATTACCGCATCATCCTGGGCAACACGTATCACTTGTACCTGCGCCCCGGACACGAACTCATAGCGAGAGCAGGGGGTCTGCATGAGTTCATGAGTTGGCCGAGGTCAATCCTGACGGACAGCGGCGGGTTCCAGGTGTTCAGCCTGCAGGATCTCAGGCGCGTGAATGAGGACGGAGTCGTCTTCAGATCC from Armatimonadota bacterium encodes the following:
- a CDS encoding tetratricopeptide repeat protein, with translation MSRSENVGRTECYSRGMGLYDRGLYAEAIAEFERVLKSVSQQDAPERKLASFYMGESYANLGLAHLRMRMYQRAEEELRFALVLHPEYADLNFHMGVVYYKQGKLEDAALSFEKAISINPGYAKAVLYLGLSRLQRHDPAGIANVREAAEMQPAYRDARYVRAMEMWEAGEPRQTILLIEDLVETDVDASARLQERGLEFLREGKYDEAAEVLSEAADMHPQYADIRNYLGQGYLGQGMVDLAMGQFQRALDINPSFVGARMNLAAAYEQGGRPEDARSELKRVLEIDPTNLEAEQRLLRLG